In the genome of Xyrauchen texanus isolate HMW12.3.18 chromosome 33, RBS_HiC_50CHRs, whole genome shotgun sequence, one region contains:
- the LOC127626961 gene encoding G-protein coupled receptor family C group 5 member C-like isoform X2, which yields MDDLISKSHLYLSLLIAICFLPGSQAQTSIPRGCGTNVDSLYFNLCDLSAVWGVVVEAFAAAGLVATLILMIVLLASLPFVTDRKWLSSMGLHVGFLIFTFGLFALTFAFIVGKNFATCATRRFLFGVLFAGCFSCLLMQAVRLNILARRNSGPRGWVWCLGALGLWLVEVIINTEWLIITIVRYPTNTDANGNLIPTNTISCNIDNQDFVMALIYVLNLLLAFVIASIPILTGKHKRWHKDGAFILATGLFSVGIWVAWIVMYVYGNPKHGGPTWDDPTLAIALVSNAWVFVLLQTIPVVCSLSDEDKDSALEENLYPSRGYENILKEQSIYVENKAFSMDEPNAGNKPVSPYSGYNGQFRSGVYQPTELAIMTKGVGNAESHGIIIPRASTGTPPTAQSGRTSPSSQLDDMREIYSNGNFHRRPQ from the exons ATGGATGATCTCATCTCCAAATCCCATCTTTatctttcacttttaattgccATTTGCTTCTTGCCTGGATCACAGGCACAGACATCGATACCCAGGGGCTGTGGCACTAATGTTGACTCGCTGTATTTCAACCTCTGTGACCTGAGCGCAGTCTGGGGTGTTGTAGTAGAGGCGTTTGCAGCTGCTGGTTTGGTAGCCACTCTCATTCTTATGATTGTTCTGCTGGCCAGCCTTCCCTTCGTCACTGATAGGAAATGGCTCAGTTCAATGGGACTGCATGTAGGATTCCTGATCTTCACGTTTGGACTGTTTGCCCTCACGTTTGCCTTCATTGTGGGGAAGAACTTTGCCACATGTGCGACCCGACGCTTTCTGTTTGGCGTATTGTTTGCCGGATGCTTCTCCTGCCTCCTAATGCAAGCTGTGAGGTTGAACATACTGGCCAGGAGAAACTCGGGGCCCCGAGGTTGGGTGTGGTGCTTGGGGGCCCTGGGCCTCTGGCTGGTGGAAGTTATCATCAACACTGAATGGCTTATCATTACAATTGTACGGTACCCCACAAACACGGATGCTAATGGAAACCTGATTCCTACAAATACTATTTCTTGTAACATTGACAATCAGGATTTCGTTATGGCTCTCATATATGTGCTGAATCTACTCTTAGCTTTTGTGATCGCATCCATACCAATATTGACTGGTAAGCACAAGCGTTGGCACAAGGATGGAGCCTTCATCCTGGCCACAGGACTGTTTTCAGTGGGCATCTGGGTGGCGTGGATTGTCATGTATGTGTACGGGAACCCAAAGCATGGAGGGCCAACATGGGATGACCCCACCTTGGCAATTGCACTGGTGTCAAACGCGTGGGTTTTTGTACTGCTACAAACGATACCAGTGGTGTGCAGCCTGAGTGATGAAGATAAAGATTCAGCTCTTGAGGAAAATCTGTACCCCAGTAGAGGGTACGAGAACATTCTGAAGGAGCAAAGCATATACGTGGAAAATAAGGCCTTCTCTATGGATGAGCCAAATGCAG GTAATAAGCCTGTGTCGCCATACAGTGGCTATAATGGCCAGTTCCGAAGTGGTGTGTACCAGCCAACAGAGCTAGCCATCATGACCAAAGGAGTGGGGAAT GCGGAATCACATGGCATTATAATTCCACGAGCGTCCACAGGCACTCCCCCCACAGCCCAGAGCGGTCGCACCAGCCCCTCATCACAACTTGATGatatgagagaaatatattcaaAT GGAAATTTCCACAGAAGACCCCAGTGA
- the LOC127626703 gene encoding probable G-protein coupled receptor 142, with product MIDWHNGTAPGHQEDERSAEERSECVLAYIPVIYYSALLCVGVPVNILTLVALSRLAARTQKALYVYLLALTGSDILSQLFIIFVGFLLETAVFHRDVPVLLLRSVSMLEFAANHASIWATVPLTVDRYVALCHPLLHRQISYPARAWRIIAMVITLALASGVPFFWWSDMWRVSRPPNNLDTALIWTHVTIIYFLPCSIFLVLNSLIILRLRKRQQNQMCHEKRGQHLAVPGKLGKTTAMLLAVSSVFAILWAPRTGVVLYHLYVTSVYQDWRVHLAYDLANMLALLNTAVNFFLYCFVSKPFRAAVSDVLLFREGPLHPRRSLHHQRTPANASTSSISSGNKRSQREVTPLSFKSAHITM from the exons ATGATTGACTGGCACAATGGCACAGCGCCCGGCCACCAGGAAGATGAACGGAGCGCTGAGGAGAGGTCAGAGTGTGTGCTGGCTTACATCCCTGTCATCTACTACAGTGCTCTCTTGTGTGTAGGAGTGCCAG TGAACATCCTGACATTGGTTGCTCTTTCCCGGCTGGCTGCTCGTACTCAGAAGGCTCTGTATGTCTATCTTCTTGCTTTAACTGGCTCGGACATTCTCAGCCAGCTCTTTATCATATTTGTGGGCTTCCTGCTCGAAACAGCCGTGTTTCACCGAGATGTCCCTGTGCTACTGCTCCGCTCGGTCAGCATGCTAGAGTTTGCAGCTAACCACGCCTCTATCTGGGCCACGGTACCACTCACGGTCGACCGCTACGTTGCTTTGTGCCACCCACTCCTTCACAGACAAATCAGCTACCCAGCACGGGCCTGGCGAATCATTGCGATGGTAATCACATTAGCACTTGCATCTGGCGTGCCATTCTTCTGGTGGTCAGACATGTGGAGGGTCAGCCGTCCGCCAAACAACTTGGATACTGCTTTGATCTGGACACATGTGACTATTATCTACTTTCTTCCATGCAGCATCTTCTTGGTGCTAAACTCCTTGATCATCCTAAGGCTTCGGAAGAGACAGCAGAATCAAATGTGCCATGAAAAGAGAGGGCAGCATCTGGCAGTGCCAGGCAAGCTGGGCAAAACCACAGCTATGCTGTTGGCAGTGAGTTCGGTGTTTGCCATACTGTGGGCACCTCGTACCGGAGTGGTGCTCTACCATCTCTATGTTACATCAGTGTACCAAGATTGGCGTGTGCATCTAGCGTACGACCTAGCCAACATGCTAGCCTTGCTAAACACTGCTGTGAATTTCTTTCTGTACTGTTTTGTCAGTAAGCCCTTCAGAGCAGCAGTTAGTGACGTCTTGCTGTTTCGGGAGGGCCCGTTGCACCCCCGCCGGTCCCTACATCACCAGCGCACCCCCGCCAATGCCTCCACATCCTCTATTTCCAGTGGCAACAAACGTTCTCAGAGAGAGGTCACCCCTCTCTCATTCAAAAGTGCACACATCACCATGTAA
- the LOC127626961 gene encoding G-protein coupled receptor family C group 5 member C-like isoform X3: MDDLISKSHLYLSLLIAICFLPGSQAQTSIPRGCGTNVDSLYFNLCDLSAVWGVVVEAFAAAGLVATLILMIVLLASLPFVTDRKWLSSMGLHVGFLIFTFGLFALTFAFIVGKNFATCATRRFLFGVLFAGCFSCLLMQAVRLNILARRNSGPRGWVWCLGALGLWLVEVIINTEWLIITIVRYPTNTDANGNLIPTNTISCNIDNQDFVMALIYVLNLLLAFVIASIPILTGKHKRWHKDGAFILATGLFSVGIWVAWIVMYVYGNPKHGGPTWDDPTLAIALVSNAWVFVLLQTIPVVCSLSDEDKDSALEENLYPSRGYENILKEQSIYVENKAFSMDEPNAGNKPVSPYSGYNGQFRSGVYQPTELAIMTKGVGNQQAESHGIIIPRASTGTPPTAQSGRTSPSSQLDDMREIYSNV; this comes from the exons ATGGATGATCTCATCTCCAAATCCCATCTTTatctttcacttttaattgccATTTGCTTCTTGCCTGGATCACAGGCACAGACATCGATACCCAGGGGCTGTGGCACTAATGTTGACTCGCTGTATTTCAACCTCTGTGACCTGAGCGCAGTCTGGGGTGTTGTAGTAGAGGCGTTTGCAGCTGCTGGTTTGGTAGCCACTCTCATTCTTATGATTGTTCTGCTGGCCAGCCTTCCCTTCGTCACTGATAGGAAATGGCTCAGTTCAATGGGACTGCATGTAGGATTCCTGATCTTCACGTTTGGACTGTTTGCCCTCACGTTTGCCTTCATTGTGGGGAAGAACTTTGCCACATGTGCGACCCGACGCTTTCTGTTTGGCGTATTGTTTGCCGGATGCTTCTCCTGCCTCCTAATGCAAGCTGTGAGGTTGAACATACTGGCCAGGAGAAACTCGGGGCCCCGAGGTTGGGTGTGGTGCTTGGGGGCCCTGGGCCTCTGGCTGGTGGAAGTTATCATCAACACTGAATGGCTTATCATTACAATTGTACGGTACCCCACAAACACGGATGCTAATGGAAACCTGATTCCTACAAATACTATTTCTTGTAACATTGACAATCAGGATTTCGTTATGGCTCTCATATATGTGCTGAATCTACTCTTAGCTTTTGTGATCGCATCCATACCAATATTGACTGGTAAGCACAAGCGTTGGCACAAGGATGGAGCCTTCATCCTGGCCACAGGACTGTTTTCAGTGGGCATCTGGGTGGCGTGGATTGTCATGTATGTGTACGGGAACCCAAAGCATGGAGGGCCAACATGGGATGACCCCACCTTGGCAATTGCACTGGTGTCAAACGCGTGGGTTTTTGTACTGCTACAAACGATACCAGTGGTGTGCAGCCTGAGTGATGAAGATAAAGATTCAGCTCTTGAGGAAAATCTGTACCCCAGTAGAGGGTACGAGAACATTCTGAAGGAGCAAAGCATATACGTGGAAAATAAGGCCTTCTCTATGGATGAGCCAAATGCAG GTAATAAGCCTGTGTCGCCATACAGTGGCTATAATGGCCAGTTCCGAAGTGGTGTGTACCAGCCAACAGAGCTAGCCATCATGACCAAAGGAGTGGGGAAT CAACAGGCGGAATCACATGGCATTATAATTCCACGAGCGTCCACAGGCACTCCCCCCACAGCCCAGAGCGGTCGCACCAGCCCCTCATCACAACTTGATGatatgagagaaatatattcaaAT GTGTGA
- the LOC127626961 gene encoding G-protein coupled receptor family C group 5 member C-like isoform X1, producing the protein MDDLISKSHLYLSLLIAICFLPGSQAQTSIPRGCGTNVDSLYFNLCDLSAVWGVVVEAFAAAGLVATLILMIVLLASLPFVTDRKWLSSMGLHVGFLIFTFGLFALTFAFIVGKNFATCATRRFLFGVLFAGCFSCLLMQAVRLNILARRNSGPRGWVWCLGALGLWLVEVIINTEWLIITIVRYPTNTDANGNLIPTNTISCNIDNQDFVMALIYVLNLLLAFVIASIPILTGKHKRWHKDGAFILATGLFSVGIWVAWIVMYVYGNPKHGGPTWDDPTLAIALVSNAWVFVLLQTIPVVCSLSDEDKDSALEENLYPSRGYENILKEQSIYVENKAFSMDEPNAGNKPVSPYSGYNGQFRSGVYQPTELAIMTKGVGNQQAESHGIIIPRASTGTPPTAQSGRTSPSSQLDDMREIYSNGNFHRRPQ; encoded by the exons ATGGATGATCTCATCTCCAAATCCCATCTTTatctttcacttttaattgccATTTGCTTCTTGCCTGGATCACAGGCACAGACATCGATACCCAGGGGCTGTGGCACTAATGTTGACTCGCTGTATTTCAACCTCTGTGACCTGAGCGCAGTCTGGGGTGTTGTAGTAGAGGCGTTTGCAGCTGCTGGTTTGGTAGCCACTCTCATTCTTATGATTGTTCTGCTGGCCAGCCTTCCCTTCGTCACTGATAGGAAATGGCTCAGTTCAATGGGACTGCATGTAGGATTCCTGATCTTCACGTTTGGACTGTTTGCCCTCACGTTTGCCTTCATTGTGGGGAAGAACTTTGCCACATGTGCGACCCGACGCTTTCTGTTTGGCGTATTGTTTGCCGGATGCTTCTCCTGCCTCCTAATGCAAGCTGTGAGGTTGAACATACTGGCCAGGAGAAACTCGGGGCCCCGAGGTTGGGTGTGGTGCTTGGGGGCCCTGGGCCTCTGGCTGGTGGAAGTTATCATCAACACTGAATGGCTTATCATTACAATTGTACGGTACCCCACAAACACGGATGCTAATGGAAACCTGATTCCTACAAATACTATTTCTTGTAACATTGACAATCAGGATTTCGTTATGGCTCTCATATATGTGCTGAATCTACTCTTAGCTTTTGTGATCGCATCCATACCAATATTGACTGGTAAGCACAAGCGTTGGCACAAGGATGGAGCCTTCATCCTGGCCACAGGACTGTTTTCAGTGGGCATCTGGGTGGCGTGGATTGTCATGTATGTGTACGGGAACCCAAAGCATGGAGGGCCAACATGGGATGACCCCACCTTGGCAATTGCACTGGTGTCAAACGCGTGGGTTTTTGTACTGCTACAAACGATACCAGTGGTGTGCAGCCTGAGTGATGAAGATAAAGATTCAGCTCTTGAGGAAAATCTGTACCCCAGTAGAGGGTACGAGAACATTCTGAAGGAGCAAAGCATATACGTGGAAAATAAGGCCTTCTCTATGGATGAGCCAAATGCAG GTAATAAGCCTGTGTCGCCATACAGTGGCTATAATGGCCAGTTCCGAAGTGGTGTGTACCAGCCAACAGAGCTAGCCATCATGACCAAAGGAGTGGGGAAT CAACAGGCGGAATCACATGGCATTATAATTCCACGAGCGTCCACAGGCACTCCCCCCACAGCCCAGAGCGGTCGCACCAGCCCCTCATCACAACTTGATGatatgagagaaatatattcaaAT GGAAATTTCCACAGAAGACCCCAGTGA
- the LOC127626961 gene encoding G-protein coupled receptor family C group 5 member C-like isoform X4, which produces MDDLISKSHLYLSLLIAICFLPGSQAQTSIPRGCGTNVDSLYFNLCDLSAVWGVVVEAFAAAGLVATLILMIVLLASLPFVTDRKWLSSMGLHVGFLIFTFGLFALTFAFIVGKNFATCATRRFLFGVLFAGCFSCLLMQAVRLNILARRNSGPRGWVWCLGALGLWLVEVIINTEWLIITIVRYPTNTDANGNLIPTNTISCNIDNQDFVMALIYVLNLLLAFVIASIPILTGKHKRWHKDGAFILATGLFSVGIWVAWIVMYVYGNPKHGGPTWDDPTLAIALVSNAWVFVLLQTIPVVCSLSDEDKDSALEENLYPSRGYENILKEQSIYVENKAFSMDEPNAGNKPVSPYSGYNGQFRSGVYQPTELAIMTKGVGNGNFHRRPQ; this is translated from the exons ATGGATGATCTCATCTCCAAATCCCATCTTTatctttcacttttaattgccATTTGCTTCTTGCCTGGATCACAGGCACAGACATCGATACCCAGGGGCTGTGGCACTAATGTTGACTCGCTGTATTTCAACCTCTGTGACCTGAGCGCAGTCTGGGGTGTTGTAGTAGAGGCGTTTGCAGCTGCTGGTTTGGTAGCCACTCTCATTCTTATGATTGTTCTGCTGGCCAGCCTTCCCTTCGTCACTGATAGGAAATGGCTCAGTTCAATGGGACTGCATGTAGGATTCCTGATCTTCACGTTTGGACTGTTTGCCCTCACGTTTGCCTTCATTGTGGGGAAGAACTTTGCCACATGTGCGACCCGACGCTTTCTGTTTGGCGTATTGTTTGCCGGATGCTTCTCCTGCCTCCTAATGCAAGCTGTGAGGTTGAACATACTGGCCAGGAGAAACTCGGGGCCCCGAGGTTGGGTGTGGTGCTTGGGGGCCCTGGGCCTCTGGCTGGTGGAAGTTATCATCAACACTGAATGGCTTATCATTACAATTGTACGGTACCCCACAAACACGGATGCTAATGGAAACCTGATTCCTACAAATACTATTTCTTGTAACATTGACAATCAGGATTTCGTTATGGCTCTCATATATGTGCTGAATCTACTCTTAGCTTTTGTGATCGCATCCATACCAATATTGACTGGTAAGCACAAGCGTTGGCACAAGGATGGAGCCTTCATCCTGGCCACAGGACTGTTTTCAGTGGGCATCTGGGTGGCGTGGATTGTCATGTATGTGTACGGGAACCCAAAGCATGGAGGGCCAACATGGGATGACCCCACCTTGGCAATTGCACTGGTGTCAAACGCGTGGGTTTTTGTACTGCTACAAACGATACCAGTGGTGTGCAGCCTGAGTGATGAAGATAAAGATTCAGCTCTTGAGGAAAATCTGTACCCCAGTAGAGGGTACGAGAACATTCTGAAGGAGCAAAGCATATACGTGGAAAATAAGGCCTTCTCTATGGATGAGCCAAATGCAG GTAATAAGCCTGTGTCGCCATACAGTGGCTATAATGGCCAGTTCCGAAGTGGTGTGTACCAGCCAACAGAGCTAGCCATCATGACCAAAGGAGTGGGGAAT GGAAATTTCCACAGAAGACCCCAGTGA